The following is a genomic window from Amycolatopsis australiensis.
GACGTACTCGAAGTACTTCTCCGACGCCGCCGCGACCGACGCTTCCCGCAAGAAGTTCGTCAGCTCCTGCCTCGACATGTTCATCAAGGGCAACATCCCGGCCTCCGGCGGCTACGGCGGCCCGGGCACGGCGGCGGGGATCTTCGACGGCATCGACATCGACTGGGAGTACCCGGGTTCGCCCACCGGGCACGTCGGCAACCACTACAGCGCCGCCGACACGGCGAACTACACCGCGCTGCTCGCGGAGTTCCGCAGCGAGCTGGACGCGTTGGGCGGCAAGCACTACGCGCTGTCGGCCGCGCTGCCCGGCGGCCAGGACAAGATCGCGAAGCTGCAGACCGACAAGATCGGCCAGTACCTGGACTTCGGCAACGCGATGACCTACGACATGCACGGCGCGTGGGACGCGACCGGCCCGACGAACTTCCAGGACCCGCTGTACCCGTCGCCGAACGACCCGTCCGGCACGATCCCGCCGGGCACCGAGAAGTACACGATCGACTCGGTGGTCAAGGACTACCTGCACGGCAGCAGCGCGTACGGCATCGCGGGCGGTTTCCCGGCGTCCAAGCTGACGCTGGGCATCCCGTTCTACTACCGGGGCTGGACCGGTGTGCCCGCCGGGCCGAACCACGGGCTGTACCAGGCGGCGTCCGGTCCGTCGGCCGGGCATCCGTTGAGCGGCAACGTTCCCGGTGTCGCGATGTACAAGGAGCTGTCCGGCGTGGTCGACAACCCGGCGGACACCTACTGGGACCCGGTCACGCAGTCGGCGTGGTTCTACGACGGGACCAACTTCTACGGCGGCTCGTCGGCCCAGTCGATCAGGGCGCGCACGGACTACATCCACTGCACGGGTCTCGGCGGCGCGATGATGTTCTCGCTCTACGACCTGGACCCGGGCTCGACGTTGTTCCACGCGGTGGTCGACGGCCTCGCCGCTTCGACGCCGAACTGCTCGGCACCCCCGCCCACCACGCCCACCACACCCACCACACCGACGACCCCGACCACCCCCACGACTCCGACCACACCCACCACCCCGCCGACGACCACCACCACACCGCCGTCGATCCCCGCGTGGGCACCGAACACGGCCTACGCGGTGGGAGCGAAGGTGACCTACAACGGCGTCACGTACACGTGCCGCCAGGCCCACACGTCACTGGTGGGCTGGGAACCGCCGAACGTCCCGGCCCTCTGGCTCGCAAGCTGAAAGAGGTCGTGAGTGAGAAACAGGGTTCCAACCCTGTTTCTCACTCACGACCTCAGTTGCCGTTGGGGGCGCTGACTCCCGGTGCGGGGGCCTGGGCGTTGCCGGCGATGCCGTAGCGCCCGGCGCCGCCGTCGAGCTGTTCCTTCAGCGCCAGGACGGTGCTCACCCGTCCGGCCGACGTGTCCACGTTGTCCACTGTGGACAAGATCGACGTCGCCGACGTGTCGGCGCGCACGACTCCCAGCGCGCCGGTGCCTTCGGCCGAGCCGGCGTCACCGGCGAGCACGGTGCCGGCGCCGGAGCGGTCGAGCTGCGTGGCGAACCGGGCGATCGTCGCCGCGCGGTCGCCCGCGCCGTCGCCGGTCGCCTGCGCGCCGGTGAGCACGATCGCCAGCTGCGCCGGCTTGACCTCGGGGCCGGCCTTGACGAACCCGCCGTCGGTGAGCCCGCCGATCGCCGCCGCCAGTTCCTCGCCCGACGACTGCGGTTTCGCGGTCGTCTTGTCCAGCAGCAGCACCGAGCCGAGCAGCGCGCCGGCGAGCGTGCCGGAGTCGCCCGCGGTCGGGAACTTCGAGCCGGCCGGCTGCAGCCGCGTGACGACGTCCCGGAGCTGGTCGGCCTTGCCGGGGTCGGCGAACGCGGCCGTCAGCTGGACCTCGCCGGTCACCGACGCCCCGGCCTGCCCGATGAGCTGCTTCAGCGCGTCCCGGTCGGCCGGTCGCGCGTCCTCGGTGGTCACCAGCACCACCGACCGCTTGTCCAGGGCTCCGGCGACGACCTTCGGGCCCATCGAGCCGGCGAACGCGTCGGCGTCGGCCAGCCGGGCGTTGAGCGCGTTGCGCTGCGCCTCGAGGTCGGCGACCTGGTTGCCCAGGTCCTTCTTCTCCCCCGCCAGCCCGGACAGCAGCGTGCCGTTGAGCGCGGTCGAGCCCAGCACGACGCCGACGGCGAGCGCCAGGAAGCAGGCGGCGATGGAAACGACGTGGTAGCGCAGCGATATCACGTGAACAATCCCTTGACCCAGGCGAAGAGCGAGTTCCAGGTGTCCCGGAGCCAGTCCAGGTAGACCGAGCCCACGTCGGACACCAGCAGGGCCGCGGCGACGACCACGACCGCGGCGAGCACGAGCAGGACGACCGCGCCGATCGACACCCGGCTGCGGTGCAGCGTCGCCACGGCCTTGCCGTCGACGAGCTTCGTGCCGAGCTTCAGCCGGGTCAGGAACGTCGACGGGTTCGAGCCGGACCGGCCGTGGTCGAGGAACTCGCGCAGCGTGGCCTGGAAGCCGACCGTGACGACCAGGCTCGCACCGTGCGCGTCGGCCAGCAGCAGCGCGAGGTCTTCGGCGTTGCCCGACGCGGGGAACGTCACCGCGCCGATGCCGAGGTCCTGGATCCGCTCGACGCCCGGAGCGTGCCCATCGGGCTGGGCGGGCACCACGACCTCGCCGCCGCCGCGCAGCGTGGCGGTGCCGATGCCGGTCGGGTCGCCGACGATGACGTCCGGCCGGTGGCCCTGCACGCGCAGGGTGTCGGCGCCGGCGTCGACGCCGATCAGCACCGGCCGGTGCTCGGCGATGTACTTCTTGAGCTTCTTCAGGTCTTCGGCGTGCCCGTTGCCGCCCGCGACGACCAGCACGTGCCGGTCGCGGATCGGGACCTTCAGCTCCGGCACGCCGACGCCGTCGAGGATCAGCGTGCGCTCGCGGCGCAGGAACTCGATGGTGTTCGCCGAGAACGCCTCCAGCTGCGTCGACATCCCGGCCTTGGCCTCGATCATCTGGTCGGCGACGCTCTCGGCGGTCTGCAGGATGCCGGAGGCGACCTGCCGCTCGCCGACGTACACGACGCCGTCGTGCAGCCGCAGCTTCGTGCCGTCCTTGATGGTGCGCAGCAGCTCGCCGCCGACGGAGTCGACGAGCGGGATGCCCGCTCCGATGAGGATCTCGGGGCCCAGGTTCGGGAACCGGCCGGAGATCGACGGGGACGCGTTGACCACGCCCGCGACCTCGGCCTCGACCAGGGCGTCGGCCGTCGCGCGGTCGAGGTCCAGCTGGTCGAGCACGACGATGTCGCCGGGACTGATCCGGCGCAGCAGCTCCCGGGTGCGGCGGTCGACCCGGGCGACCCCGGTGATCCCCGGGAGGGGTTCTTGGTTCCGCGTGAGCAGGCCCGTGAGCTTCATGTGGCCGATGGTGACAAATTTGCTCGTGGGACGAGGCACGCCACGCCGTAGCGCAGGTGACTCGTTGTGGTGACCCGCGCCTCGGTTCAGGCGTCGGACTCCTCCGAAAGGGAGCCGAAACCGAGGTTCAGCCAGGGGCTCGAGGGGTCCTGAAGGAGCTGGTGGTGGACCCGCGCGGCGGCCGCGTACCACTCGCCGAACTCGTCGCCGGCCTGCAGCATGCGGCCCATGACGTACCCCGCCGACAGGTCGGGCCATGACTGGTGGTAGCGGCGGGCGAGCGAACCGGCCTCCAGCACCATCAGCTCGGCTGTCCAGTCGTCACAATAACCGGCCGCCAGGCCCCACCGGGCGATGTTGACCGCGCGCCCGACGTCCCACGCCAACGTCGTGGTGACGAACCCGTCGGTGTCGAGCAGGCCGTCCGCGCGGAACCGCTGCTCGTAGCGCGACACGCGCCGGACGGTGTCCCGCAGCTCGGCTGCCTGGTCTTCGGCGTCGTTCTCCACGCACCACCGGCCGACGAGCTCCGCCCAGGTCAGCGGGTCGAACTCATCGCCGGACAGTCCGTACTCGGCGGCGAACCGCAGGCGCAGCATGAGCACCAGGTTGCCCGGGGTCAGCGCATAGCCGTCGCCGATCAGCTCGGTCATGGTGGCGCGCCAGGCCGGCGGGTCGGGCACGCCCCACCAGTCCCGCAGGCCCCGGACCTCGGCGACGTAGTCGTGGCGGCGCGCGTCGAGGACGTTCCACGGCGCCGCGTTGAGCACGGCCAGGTGGGCGCCGCAGGCGAGCGCGTGCGCGATCGGGCCGTCGAGGTGCCCGTACGGGGCGGTGATCAGCCGTTCGACCTGCTCGTCCAGCGGCGTGACGTCGTCGTGGTGCGCGTCGAGCCACGGCTGCAGGGTCGCGCCCGGCAGCCGCCACTCGCCGCGGGTGCCGCGGTTGAACACGACCCGCTCGTGCCGTCCCACGCCGTCGACCGCCCAGTCCAGCGCGCCGCTCATGGCGACGACGTCCGGGCCGAGGTCGGGCAGCGCGCCGCGGGTGAAGACCTGCAGGAACTCGTCGCCGCCGGTCTCGAAGTAGACGTTCGGGAAGGTCTCCGCCCGCTCGTCGAGGATGCGGTGGGCGTCCAGCCGCCGGATCGGGACGAACAGCTCTTCCCCGGCGAGCAGGCCGAGGTAGCGGTCGAGGTCGCCGTCCCGCCGCGCGGCGGCGAGCTGCGCTTCGACGTCGGCGGGCGGCGGCAGGATCACGGGGCGGCTCCCTCCGCTCGGCCGGTCAGCACGACGAGCTTGCCCGCCGTCCGGTTGTGCTCCAGGTCGTCGTGCGCCTGCCGGATCTCGTCCATCCGGTAGACCTTGGCCGGGCCGAGGCCGGCTTCGCCGGCGGCGATCCGGTCCAGGTACCGCTGGAGGACGGAGGCGGGCAGGTCGTCCGCCTCACCACCATAAGCGGTCAGCCGCACCCCGGCGGGAAGGTAACCGATCAGATAGAAAATCCTTGACGATCCACTGGTTGGACAACATCCCGGTGAAGCAGACGGTGCCGTGCACCCGGGTGGCGCGCAGCGTGTCCGGCAGGGTCGGCGTGCCGACGAGTTCGAGGGCCGCGTCGACGCCTCCGGGCACGATCTCGCGGACCTGTTTCGCGACGTCGCCGTCGTCGAGGAGCGGGTGGTCGACGCCATGCGCGCGCAGGATTTCCAGGCGTTCGGGCTGCCGCGTGGTGGCGAGGACGGTGGCGCCGAGGTCTTTCGCCAGGGTCGCGGTGGCGAAGCCGAGTGCGGAGGTGCCGCCGCGGATCAGCAGCGTCTGGCCGCGCTGGAGGTCGAGGCCGGTGGTGAGCGAGCCGTAGGCGGTCTGGAGGGTCTCGGGGACCTGGCCGATGACGTACCAGGGCAGGTCGGAGCGGAACGGGATGACCTGGCGTTCGGGCACGAGGGTGTATTCGGCGTAGCCGCCGTCGAAGGTGCGGCCCATGCCGCCCATCATGGTGGCGACCTGCTGCCCGGGCGCGAAGCCGCCCCCGGCGTCGACGACACCGACGGCCTCGATGCCGGGCACGCGCGGGAAGGTGACGCCTTCGGCCAGCCCGAGCCGGGTGTGCAGCTCGGACCGGTTGAGCCCGAACGCCTTGACGGCGATCCGCACCCACCCGGGTTTCACCTCCGGTACCGGCAGGTCGGTGAGGTGGAGGTTCTCGACGGGACCGGGTTCCCGGAGCACGACCGCGCGCATCGGAAGTCCTTTCTTCGCAGGCGAACCCCCAGCCGGGCCCGCGGTTCTCGAGGGCGCCCGCCGGGAGACCGATCCTCGGGGCCCTCCGACGGCCGGATCCACCCGCCGGCGGCCGCTCCAGTGCCTTCCGCGCGCAGAACCGGCCCCGGGTGCCCGCCAGGCCCAGCCCGCCCTACGGACCCCGCCAGGCCAGGCCCTCGGGCCGCCGGATCCACCCACCGCTCCGGGTGCCTTGAGTCCGCGGGACCTACCCGGTGCCCGCCGGGCCCGGCCCCTTTCGCCCGCGGGACCGCCACCGGACCGGAGCTCCCGACCACCGGACCCACCCCACCGGCCCGGCCCCGTCCGTCCGCGGGGTCTGGCACCGCCCCGCCGAGCCGGCCCTTCCCAACCTGCCCCGGCGCCGGCCACCTGCCCGCCGGCGCTACTTCTTCTTCGCCGCCCGCTTCCGCTTCGGCTCGAACTCGGCCTTGTCCTTCTCCGCGGTGGCGAGCAATTCCTCGGCGTGCGCGCGGCCGGTCTCGTTGTCCAGCCCGGCCAGCATCCGCGCCAGCTCCGAAACCCGCTCGGTCTGGCTGAGACTCTTCACCCCGCTGCGCGTCACGCCGCCGCTGTGGCCCTTGTCCACCACCAGGTGCTGGTCGGCGAACGCCGCCACCTGCGGCAGGTGCGTCACCACCAGCACCTGGTGCGTGCGCGCCAGCCGGGCCAGCCGGCGGCCGATCTCGACCGCCGCGCGGCCGCCCACTCCCGCGTCGACCTCGTCGAACACCAGGGTCTGGACCGTGTCCGCGTGTGCCAGCACCACCTCGATCGCCAGCATCACCCGCGACAGCTCGCCGCCCGACGCCGCCTTGTGCACCGGCAGCGGCGGCGCGCCGTCGTGGGCCCGCAGCAGCAGCTCGACGTCGTCGACGCCGTCCGGGCCCGCGTGCACCGCGCGGCCGTCGATGGCCAGCGCGTGCGTGTCGCCGTGCTCGGCCGGGCGCTGCTCGACCGTCACCTCGATCGCCGCCTGGCCCATCGCCAGCCCCGACAGCTCGCGCGTGATCTCCGCAGCCAGCGACGCCGCCGCATCTTTGCGTGCCGCCGACACCTCCGCCGCGTGTGCCGCGAGCTGCACCGCGAGCTGGTCGCGGCGCAGCGCCAGCTCGGCCAGCGCCTCTTCCGAGGTGTCCATCGACTCGAGACGGCGTCGCGCGTCGTCGGCCCACGCCAGGACGCCGTCGACGTCCGCCGCGTACTTGCGCGTCAGCCGCTTCAGGTCGGCCTGCCGGGCCAGCACCTTCTCCAGCAGCGCCGGGTCGGCGTCCAGCGTCTCGACGTAGTTGCCCAGCTCGGCCCCGACGTCGGACAGCAGCACCGACGCCTCCTCCAGCCGCGGCGCCAGCTCGCGCAGCACGGCGTCTTCGGACGTCGAGAGCCGCCGCAGCGCCTCCGACACCAGGCCCATCGCGCCCGGGGCGTCCGGGTCGCCGTCCGGCGAGCCCGACACCGCGACGTGCGCCTCGGTCGCGGCCGCGCGCAGCTCGTCGACCGCCGCCAGCCGCTTGATCTGCTCGGTCAGCTCGACGTCCTCGCCCGGTTCCGGCGCGACGGCGTCGATCTCGGTGAGCCCGTGCTTGAGCAGGTCGGCCTGCTGGGCCATCTCCCGCGAGCGCGTCGACCGCTCGGTCAGCTCGGCGATCACCGCGAGCCATTCGGCCCTGATCTCCTGATACGCCCGAAGCGGCTTCGCCACCGCATCGCCGGCGAACCGGTCGATGACCGCGCGCTGCTCGCTCGGGCGCAGCAGCCGCAGCTGGTCGTTCTGCCCGTGCACCGCGATCAGCTGCTCGGACAGCTCCGCGAGCACGCCGACCGGCACCGACCGGCCGCCGAGGTGGGCGCGCGAGCGCCCGTCGACGGCGACCGCGCGCAGCGCGATCACGCTGCCGTCCTCGTCGACGTCGGCACCCGACTCGGCGACGATCCGCTCGGCGCCTTCGACGCCGGAATAGGTGAACCGCCCTTCGACGAACGCCTTCAGCATCCCCGTCCGGACCTTGGACACCTCGGCCCGGCCCCCGGAGAGCAGGTGCAGCCCGGTGACGACCATGGTCTTCCCGGCACCCGTCTCACCGGTGACGACGGTGAAGCCCGCGTGCAGTTCCAGCAGGGCGTCCTCGATGACTCCGAGGCCCTGGATGCGCATCTCGGCCAGCACGCCGCCTACGGTAGCGGCCCCCACCGACACTCTGCGCGCGCGGCACCCCGGCGAGTCGCCGATATGTTCGAATTCGAGTCGAACCAGGGGCGCGAAGCGCCTCCTTTGCGGAGCTACTCGCAGGGGCGGGCGTGCCGTTCCCGCCAGCTTTTCACCGGCAGCGAGAACTTCTGCACCAGCCGGTCGGTGAACGGCCCGTCCCACAGCCGGACCAGCCGCACCGGCGTCTTGCCGCACGTCACGCGCACACGAGCGCCCGGCGGCAGGTCGATGAGCCGGCCCCCGTCGCAGGTCAGGACGGCCGGCGAGCCGTCCGGGTCGATCCCGACGGTGATCACCGAGTCGCGTGAGACGACCAGCGGCCGCGAGAACATCGCGTGCGCGTTGCTCGGCACCACCAGCAGCGCCTGGACGTCCGGCCAGATGATCGGGCCGCCGGCCGAGAACGCGTACGCCGTCGAACCGGTGGGTGTGGCGCACAACACACCGTCGCAGCCGAACGCCGAAACCGGGCGGCCGTCGACCTCGATCAGCGCGTCGAGGACCCGCTCGCGCGTGCTCTTCTCGACGCTGGCCTCGTTGAGCGCCCAGGTGTGGGCCAGCTCGGTGCCGCCGTCGGTGACCGTGACGTCGATCGTCATCCGGTCCTCGACCTGGTAGTCGCCGTCGACGACGCGCTGCACGGTGTCGGCGAGCGCGTCGGAGTCGGCCTCGGCGAGGAAGCCGACGCGCCCGAGGTTCACGCCCAGCACCGGCACGCCGGCCGGGCGGGCCAGCTCGGCCGCGCGCAGCAGCGTCCCGTCGCCGCCGAGGACGAAGACGAGCTCGACGCCGTCGGCGGGGTTTTCGTCCGGGTCGACGACGGTGCACTTCGACCCGACACCGTGCCGGTCCGGGTCGATGAGCGCGCGGACGTCGTCCTCGATCACGCGGATCCGGATGCCGGCCTTGGCGAAGCGCGCCGACACCTCGCGCGCGGCCTCCCCCGTCGCGTCGCGATCCGGGTGCACCATGAGGAGCACTTCACGTTCGGTGGTCATGCGGGCCCTTCCTCGACGGCGGTTCGGACGAGCCGCTCGGCCTCAGACCTGTCTACCGCGTCCACAGTGGACTCGGCCACGTGTTCTTTCCGCAGCCACACGAAGTACTCGACGTTCCCGGACGGCCCCGGCAGCGGGCTCGCGGTGACCCCGCGCAGCGCGAGCCCGAGTTTCGCGGCCTCGTCGATGACCCCGAGCACCGATTCGGCACGCAGCCCGGGATCGCGGACCACGCCGCCGCTGCCGAGCCGGTCCTTGCCCACCTCGAACTGCGGTTTCACCATCGGCACCAGGTCGGCGCCTTCGCGCGCGCAGGCGGCGAGCGCGGGCAGCACGAGCTTGAGGGAGATGAACGAGAGGTCCCCGACGACGAGGTCGACCTGCCCGCCGAGGTCTTCGGGCGTGAGGTTGCGGACGTTGGTGCGGTCCATGACCACGACGCGTTCGTCGGTGCGGATCCGCCAGTCGAGGAGGCCGCGGCCGACGTCGGCGGCGATCACGGCCGCGGCGCCGTTGCGCAGCAGGACGTCGGTGAAGCCGCCGGTGGACGCGCCGGCGTCGAGGCAGCGCTTGCCCTCGACGCTCAGGTCCGTGAACGCTTCCAGCGCGCCGAGGAGCTTGTGGGCGCCGCGCGAGGCCCAGCCGGGGTCGTCTTCGTCTTTGACGACGATCGGCGCGTCGGACTCGACGCCGGTGGCGGGCTTGGTGGCCACCATGCCGCGCACGGTGACCTTGCCGCCGGTGATCAGGGCCGAAGCCTGCTCGCGCGACCGGGCGAGGCCGCGCCGAACCAGTTCCGCGTCGAGGCGCGCCCGCTTGGGCACCGTGGTCAGACCTTGTCGATGCTGGACAGGGCGACCGTCAGCTCGGTGTGCACGGCGTCGAAGCGCTCGACGTGCTCCGCGAGCGGCAGCGCGTCCAGGTCGTCCAGGCCGGCGACGGCTTCCTCGATACCGGCCCGCGGGTCGGTCTGCTGGGAGAACGAACCGGGCGGCGGGCCCGGGACGGGGTACGGATGATCCTGCACAGTACGAAGGTATCAGTCAGGCGAGGCCGAGCCGTGCCTTGGCGGCGTCGCCGAGCTCGGTGACGCCGGTCTCCCAGGCCGTGTGGCACAGCGCGCGCAGCAGGTCGAGGTCGTCGCCGTCGCCGGTCACGGCCAGGACGTCGTCGCGCACTTCGACGGTCCAGCCGGGGCGAGGGCCGATCTTGAGGTCCTCGGCGCTGCAGGTGAGTGCGGTGAGGTCTTCGGCGACGTAGGTGCCGCGCTCGGCGGGCGCCGCCTCGATCAGCTGTTTCGGCGTCGCGACACCCGACAGGACGACGAGGGAGTCGATGCCCGCGGCGACCGCGCCGGCGATGTCGGTGTCCAGCCGGTCGCCGACGACCAGCGGCCGCTCCGCACGCGCCGAGCGCGCGGCGGTCTCGAACAGCAGCGGCTCCGGCTTCCCGGCGACCACGGGTACGGCGTCGGTGGCGGTCCGCAGCGCGGCGACCATGGAGCCGTTGCCGGGCAGCAGGCCGCGCTCGCTGGGGAGGGTGGCGTCGACATTGCAGGCCACCCAGAGCGCGCCGGCGCGGATGGCCAGGCAGGCTTCGGCCAGCGCGGCCCACGTGTTGTCGGGCGAGTGGCCCTGGACGACGGCCTGGACGCCCGGCGCGTTTTCCCGCACCGGCTTGAGCCCCGCCTCGCGGACCTCGGCGGCGAGCGACTCGGTGCCGACGACGAGCACTTCGGCGCCCGGCGCGAGCCGGTCCTTCAGCACCTGCACACCGGCCTGGGCGCTGGTGTGCACCTCACCGGCGTCGGCGGGCAGGCCGAGGCCGGTGAGGTGGTCGACGACCTCGGCCGGGGCCTTGGACGCGTTGTTCGTGACGAACCGGACGGGTGTGCCGTGCTCGCGCGCGGCCCGGACCGCCTCCGGGGCTCCCGGGATGACCCGGGAGCCGTGGTAGACGGTGCCGTCGAGGTCGAACAGGACGGCGTCGTAGGCCGCGAGCAGGGCGTCACTCATCGTTCTGCTGCTCGCCCCGCTGCCGGCCCGCGAGTTCGGCGGCACGTTCGGCCGCGTCGGTCTCGTCGTTCTCGTCGGCCTCGGCCGAGTTGAGGAACCACTGGACGGCTTCGTCCGCGCGCCCGGCAGCCGCGAGGTTGTCGGCGTAGGCGTAGAACAGGCGGGCGCTCCACGGGTCACGCTTCTCGGGCTTGAGGTCGTCGCTCTGCAGCGAGACGACGGCGGCGTCGAGCTGCCCGAGGTCCCGCCGCGCCCCGGCCGCGACGATGGCCAGCTCGACCTGGGTGGCCTTGCTGAGCTTCGCGGTGTCGGCCTCCTTGGCGAGGTCGAGCGCGCGTTCGGGCCGGCCGAGGGCGCGTTCGGCGTCGGCGATGATGGCGATGTGGTCGTCGCTGCGGGTCATCCGCCGGACGGCCCGCAGTTCGGAGAGGGCCTCGGACCAGTTGCCGGCGTGGTAGGCGACCAGGCCGAGCGCCTCCCGCACGATCGGCACGCGCGAGGCCTTGGCCTTGGCGTACTTGGCGTGCTCGAGAGCGGCCTCGGGATCGGTGTCCATGAGCCCACCGGCGGCGACGAGGTGCTTCCCGACGGTCTCGGCGAGCCCCTTGGGCAGGGTCCTCAGCTCGCGGCGGGCCTCCTCGTCGAGGTCGGAGAACTCGATGTCCTCGGGCAGCTCGGGGGCTTCGAGCAGTTCCTTGGCGAGGGCCTCGTCATCGAGCGGAGCGGAGACCTTGGGCCGCGGCTCCCGGCGCGGCCGCTCCTCGCGGCGCTGGTCGTCGCGCCGGTCGGGGCGGTTGCCGGAGTCGCGGAAACCGCCCCCGGTGCGCTCGCCGCGGTTGTCGGTGCTGCGGTTGCCGGTCTTGCGGTCGTCGGTCTTGCGGTCGTCGCGCTGGTAGCCGGCGCGGTTATCGCTGCCGCGGTCGTCGCGCTGGTAGCCGCCACTGCGGGCACCTCGGTCGTCGTCGCGGCGCTGGTAGGAGCCGCGATCACGCGAGTCGCTGCCCGAGCGGAAACCACCCGGACGGCCGCCACGGTCATCATCGCGCCGCTGGTAACCCCCGCGATCGCCGCGCGAATCATCGCGGCGGGCGCCGCCCTGCCCACGCTCATCGGAGCGGAAACCACCGGGGCGACTGTCGTCATCACGGCGGTCGTTGCCTCGGCCACGCTCGTCCGAGCGGAAGCCACCCGGGCGACGGTCACCACTGCGGCCACGGTCATCCGAGCGGAAACCACCGGGACGGCGATCATCGCCACCCCGCCCACGCTCATCGGAACGGAAACCACCGGGGCGGCGATCATCGCCACTACGGCCACGGTCGTCCGAGCGGAAGCCACCCGGGCGACGGTCACCACTACGGCCACGGTCATCCGAGCGGAAACCACCGGAGCGGCGATCATCGCCACCCCGCCCACGGTCATCGGAACGGAAGCCGCCCGAGCGGCGATCATCGCCACTTCGACCGCGATCGTCCGAACGGAAACCGCCCGGGCGGGCGCCGCGGTCGTTGCCACGGCGGTCGTCCGGCCGGAAGCCGCCTGAGCGGCGGTCGTCGTCGCGGCGGCCGTAGCCGCCGGCTTCGCGGCGCTGGTAGTCGTCGCGGGAACCACCCGAACGGGGGCCTCGGTCGTCGTCGCGGCGGGTC
Proteins encoded in this region:
- a CDS encoding TlyA family RNA methyltransferase, with the protein product MPKRARLDAELVRRGLARSREQASALITGGKVTVRGMVATKPATGVESDAPIVVKDEDDPGWASRGAHKLLGALEAFTDLSVEGKRCLDAGASTGGFTDVLLRNGAAAVIAADVGRGLLDWRIRTDERVVVMDRTNVRNLTPEDLGGQVDLVVGDLSFISLKLVLPALAACAREGADLVPMVKPQFEVGKDRLGSGGVVRDPGLRAESVLGVIDEAAKLGLALRGVTASPLPGPSGNVEYFVWLRKEHVAESTVDAVDRSEAERLVRTAVEEGPA
- a CDS encoding HAD-IIA family hydrolase encodes the protein MSDALLAAYDAVLFDLDGTVYHGSRVIPGAPEAVRAAREHGTPVRFVTNNASKAPAEVVDHLTGLGLPADAGEVHTSAQAGVQVLKDRLAPGAEVLVVGTESLAAEVREAGLKPVRENAPGVQAVVQGHSPDNTWAALAEACLAIRAGALWVACNVDATLPSERGLLPGNGSMVAALRTATDAVPVVAGKPEPLLFETAARSARAERPLVVGDRLDTDIAGAVAAGIDSLVVLSGVATPKQLIEAAPAERGTYVAEDLTALTCSAEDLKIGPRPGWTVEVRDDVLAVTGDGDDLDLLRALCHTAWETGVTELGDAAKARLGLA
- a CDS encoding tetratricopeptide repeat protein: MDTDPEAALEHAKYAKAKASRVPIVREALGLVAYHAGNWSEALSELRAVRRMTRSDDHIAIIADAERALGRPERALDLAKEADTAKLSKATQVELAIVAAGARRDLGQLDAAVVSLQSDDLKPEKRDPWSARLFYAYADNLAAAGRADEAVQWFLNSAEADENDETDAAERAAELAGRQRGEQQNDE